A stretch of Terriglobus sp. RCC_193 DNA encodes these proteins:
- the rplO gene encoding 50S ribosomal protein L15 translates to MNLSNLNAPKGANSNKKRVGRGMGSGMGKTSTRGHKGQRSRSGSRSMRGFEGGQMPLHRRLPKRGFTNIFRQEYQVLALDTIQLFVATKNVTELTFEAMLENGLVRKKKALVKVLANGEISTAVTVYAHKASKAAQAKIEAAGGKLVLLGAPAAEEAAA, encoded by the coding sequence CTGAATCTTTCGAATTTGAATGCGCCGAAGGGCGCGAACAGCAACAAGAAGCGCGTGGGCCGTGGTATGGGTTCGGGCATGGGCAAGACGTCGACGCGCGGTCACAAGGGCCAGCGCTCGCGTTCGGGTTCGCGCTCGATGCGTGGTTTTGAAGGCGGCCAGATGCCGCTGCACCGCCGTCTGCCGAAGCGTGGCTTCACCAACATCTTCCGTCAGGAGTACCAGGTACTGGCTCTGGACACGATCCAGCTTTTCGTTGCAACGAAGAACGTCACGGAGCTGACGTTCGAAGCGATGCTGGAGAACGGTCTGGTCCGCAAGAAGAAGGCTCTGGTGAAGGTACTGGCAAACGGCGAGATCAGCACCGCTGTGACCGTGTACGCGCATAAGGCTTCCAAGGCCGCACAGGCGAAGATCGAAGCAGCAGGCGGTAAGCTGGTTCTGCTCGGCGCTCCGGCTGCGGAAGAAGCCGCAGCGTAA
- the rpmD gene encoding 50S ribosomal protein L30: MAENTGKIKIQYYRSKIATPVKHKLVVKGLGFTRLNQIVEREDTPSVRGMVAAIPHLVRILD; the protein is encoded by the coding sequence ATGGCAGAAAACACGGGCAAGATCAAGATCCAGTACTACCGCTCGAAGATCGCGACGCCGGTGAAGCACAAGCTTGTGGTTAAGGGCCTGGGCTTTACGCGTCTGAACCAGATCGTGGAGCGCGAGGACACACCGTCGGTTCGCGGCATGGTTGCGGCAATCCCGCACCTGGTTCGCATCCTCGACTAG